Part of the Sulfurovum sp. TSL6 genome, TACAGCTTCACCGTATTCATCTCTGTAGCTTATGTAGAGTGCACGTGTTTCTCTATCTGTAGATTTAGGGTTATAGTATTCAGTTATCCCATTATATTTTTTTGCTTTGATTTTTCGAAAAGCCATATTTGTCCTTGTATAAAAAGTTTTCCACAAAAGTTTCCACAATTAAGTCTAGATTTGTAGAGAAACACATAAATCGGATAACTAATTCAGCTATATTTATTTGTTTCAATTATTTTTAATTTTTTGAAAAGAAATATCCATTCTATATAAAATGTTTTCCACAAAATGTTTCCACAATTATACCTAAACTTGTGGAAAAATGCATAAATTTGATAAAATTTTAAATTTCATATAATGCTATATAGCCATTATATACGTGAGTTTTGAGAAGGTTTGAGTAGTATTGATAAAACAATGAGTCGGGAGTTCGAGTCTCCCCCGACCCACCACTTTAATCCCCCAAAACACGTACTTTCAGACTAAGAAATTTTGGACTCTGCCAAATTTATTCCAATTTTTTCGGAACTCAAGTATTATTTAGGTCTCGGGAGGTCATGTCTCTCATCACCCGCCGTTATAATTTAGATTATTCTTACTGCTAGTTTCTCATAAATTAATGTAAATATCCAAATGATTATAAATTAATCATTTTTTCTTTCATTTTGGTTCTTTTTTAAGTAATAATAATTATAGAAATAATTCAAAGAAGGTGAAATTTATGTTGTTGAAATTTTATGATCAAGAAAGAAAGCCATATGCTTACACAGAAGATAATAAAACAATTTATACATATGATGGTGAACCGATAGCTTATATAGATATTGAAGATATCTATGCGTTTACAGGAACTCATTTAGGTTTTTATGAAGAAGGTAATATTTGGGATCATAACGGCGATATAATGTTGTTCACTAAGGATTCTATACGTGGACCATTAAAACCCCGAAAATCTCTCATGCCATTAAAAAAGCTAAAATCAAAAAAGCCTTTAAAGGGAACAAAAGCACTTAAACCTAAAAAGCCTTTAAAAAGTAACAAATGGTCTTCATGTAATCTAATAGATGTTTTTATCTAGAAATAAACTAAAATTTTAGTGGTTTTACTCTATATATTTTATAAGGTTTCTACATTTTCGTAGACTCTGCCAAATATGTACGTTATTTGTATGCCAACAGCAACTATTTAATTTAAGATTGCCCGTATCTAGTACTGCTGTTTAGAGTTATGGAAACATCATCTGTACAAATAGATGAGTTTTAGATATCCTACCTAATAAGAACAGTAAAAAGGATAAACAAATGGCTAAGACAACAACCGAATTAAAAGTATTCTCAGTATGTTACAGACCGCCTTTCTCTCAAAGTATGAATAAGTTTATAATAGATCATGTCACATCTTCTATGGTTTCACCACATAAAGGCACGCTAGAGGAAAGAGAAACGGAACATTATCTTTTCTCGAAGATCATTGAGGCGATTGAACAATATAATCCAAGTATTTTAAAATCAGACCAACTAATTCTCGATAAACTGTATGAAGCTGAGATTGAATTCGTGGAGTTGTAATTGTAATACTCCCTCTATTTCGTTATTATAATAACCTTATAAAGTTATATATTTTATAAGGTTTTTACATTTTGGCAGACTCTGCCAAATTTGTATGTTAATTGTTTGCCAACAGCCAACTATTTGATTTAAGATTGCCCGTATATAGGGCTTTCAGAGGATTGAGAATAGATTTCGAGTCTCCCCCGACCCACCACTTATTAATCCCCAATATAACGTAATCTAATCACTTTTAGCTAACCATAGTATCATCATAATTTAACCATAGGTGTCAAGATAGGTATCACTTTTATAAGGGTATTTATCCACTTGAATATCTTTTCGTCAACTCTAATTACTATATGAATATTGAGTTAAACTGTATATACCTATTAGTGCATGCTGTAGAGCTTTGAAGGCACTATCTTTGTCAAGGTGAGAAGATATATTCCCCCCCCATGCCAAAAGCTCTCAAATATAATCTGACATATCCTCCACAGAAAAATATTTCACATTGTCATAATCATACATTCTTCGGTAGTAAAAGATACCTACACAAAAAATGCACACAAGATTATTATATTAAAAAAATACATTTAAAAGGATATAGCTATGAAACAATTCAAAATGCTTTTACTTTCAAGCATGGTCATACTTTTCATTGCATGTGGTGGAGGTGTAGGTGAAGTATCTTATGATACTAATACCACTTACCCACCAATAGCTATATTTAACATAATATCCTATGCTGATGATGATACTCAACCTGTTCCAACAGTAGAAGATTATACTGATGCAGGTGTAGTCGGTGTGACGGTAGATAATATTGATGATATCAATGAAGTTGTAGCAGGTTTAACATCTAGTGATGTGGACACTACAGAAGAGATTCAAAAGATCATCTCGATGATTTAGGTATTAGTATTCTACCTACACACCACTACCAATAATATCAAATAATAACGGGTTTTAGTTTATTCTTAATCTGATGTATTAAAGCTATTGGCGTGTTTGAAATAGGCTTTATACCATTTACAAGTGTGCTGTAGACATTTGAGAGCGTACACCTTTTTTCTCGTTCCCATCGAGATTATGGGAACGAGAAAAAAAGATATATGTAGCTGAATAGGCTGGGTAACTATATCATTGGTGCATTTGTTTTATGTTACATCTGATATAGTGCAAACAAAAATGAAGATTCCTATGAGCAGCTGGATTATATTGGGATACGGTTGTTGTAATTTTCAAATATATGTACGTTTTTAAAATAAGGAAAACCTATGAACTCAACAAATAAAACCTCTGTAGAGGTAGAGACGCTCTACGATCTCGCGACGATGGCAGATTATTCACTCATGGATACGCTAAGCTCTGATCCTGAAGCTACTGCAGACGGTGTTGACCATGCTCCAAGACAAGTCTTTAGTGGGCATTTTGTCCCCGTGAATCCTATGCCAATCAAAGATCCCAAGTATATCGCGCATAGCAAAAACTTTTTTAGTGAACTTGGTTTTGCAGATAGCTTGGCAACATCAGAGGATTTTATCCGGATGTTCTCCGGCGATAGCTCGCGGCTTCCAGGACCGATGCGTAGTTTTGGTTGGGCAACGGGATATGCGCTTTCCATCTACGGCTCCGAATACTACGAACAATGTCCTTTCCAAACAGGTAACGGATATGGAGATGGTCGAGCTGTTTCCATCTTTGAGGGTGTCATCAACGGACAGCGCTGGGAGATGCAGCTTAAAGGAGGCGGTAGAACACCTTATTGCCGGGGTGCTGATGGTCGTGCCGTCTTGCGTTCAAGTATTCGTGAGTTTTTGGCACAAGAGCACATGCATGCTCTGGGTGTGCCGACATCACGCTCTTTGAGTCTCTACACCTCAAAAACAGAGACGGTAAGGCGGCCATGGTTTACAAACGGATCATACTCAAGAGACCCTGAAGTCATGATCGATGAGGCTGTTGCTATCACAACACGGGTTGCACCCTCATTTATTCGAGTGGGGCAACTTGAACTTTTCGGTCGTCGTGCGCGTAAAAATGAGCATCCAAAAGCGATGGAGGAGCTTGAAAAAATAGTGTTGCACTTGATCGATCGTGAGTACAGTGATGTCATCGAAGAGCATTTACCCACCCAGGAAAAAGTGCTCTTACTGGCACGTGAGTTTCGAAAGCGCCTCACCTCTTTGGTGGCAAACTGGATCCGTGTTGGCTACTGCCAGGGGAATTTCAATAGCGACAACTGTGCCGCAGGTGGCTTCACTCTCGATTACGGACCATTTGGGTTTATAGATATGTTTGACCCAAGATATCAGCCATGGACGGGTGGGGGAGTGCACTTTTCATTTTTAAATCAACCTCAAGCTGCCGAGCGTAACTTTCATATGTTTTGCTTGGCGTTAAAGCCGCTCCTGGAGTCGAGTAAGAATGCTCTAAGCCAGTTAGATGAGATCAAAAACGACTTTCCAAAAGTCATGCAAGAAGAGTTACAAAAGATGTGGTCCGCCAAGCTTGGATTGAGTACCTTTGATGCTGTATTGTTCAAAGAGCTCATAACACTTATGATAGAAACCTCTGTTGATTATACGATCTTCTTTCGTGAACTCTCCAAGATACCTGAGGATATCTCTCCACTCATAAAAAGCTTTTACGGTGACTCCATATTAAATGAAAAGATTTTAAAAAGCTGGTCAGCATGGCTGGAAAAATGGAAATCACTCATCCATACTGCAAACCCTGCCGACATCAATGCCAATTCGGCTGAATCCTGTAAAAAGCTTTCTAAGCAAATGAAAGCTATTAACCCAAAATACACTTTGCGAGAGTGGTTTCTTGTCCCTGCCTATCAACAAGCCACCAATGGAGACTATACACTTATTAAAGAGTTGCAAGAAGTGATGACAAGCCCCTATGATGAGCAATCTAAAGAAATAGAGGAGAAATACCATAGAGAAAAGCCCTCTGAGCTATTTGAAATTGCCGGTATATCCCATGTCACCTGTTCTTCGTGATTTTCGATGCATTCTTATATGCGTCTAGGTTTGTACATTTTGGCAGAGTCTGCCAAATTTGTACGTTAATTGTCTGCCAACTGCCACCATTTAATTTAAGATTGCCCATATATAAGGCTTTCAGAGATTTACACAGCGAATTCGAATCTCCCCAGAACCACCACTTTTTATCCCCTTAATTAACATTCTATGAATGATCAGTACGGTTAAATACATGTAATGTCTAATTTATATACAATATTTTCATACTGAGCATTCCATTTCTGATTATAATTTCGCATGGACACTTTATTACTAGCAATTTTTGCAACGATTTTCATTGCAACACTACTCAATATCATTTTCAAAAAACAGAATATTTCGCATATTCTTGGGTATATCTTCACGGGTACCATTATTAGTTATCTTTTTGATTTTAATACCCTAAAAATTGATTCTCTGGAATTGGTAGGGGAGTTTGGTATCGTCTTTTTAATGTTTACCATCGGTCTGGAACTGAGTTTTGAAAAGATTAAAAAAATGAAAGAGACGTTGCTCATTAATGGTGCCATGCAACTTTTTTTAAGTGTGCTGTTCTTTTTCCCTTTGGCTTTTTATGCGTTTGATTTAGATGTCACAGGTTCTATTATTATTGCTCTGGCATTCTCTTTATCCTCAACGGCGATCGTTCTTCCGTATTTGAAAGAGTCTAAAGATATCTATACGCCGTACGGAAAAAAATCGGTCGGTATTCTGATTTTTCAAGACATATCGGTCATTCCTATTTTGCTACTTATCACATTTTTATCCTATGGGGCGTCTGGAACAGATATATCCATCATGGAAGTAATGCTAAAAACAGTGTTGGCTCTTGTTTTTATCGTACTGTTTATTCGCTATATAGGTGATAAGATCGTGGATGCTATGCTGAAGTTTGCAGCAAGAACACAACTGGAAGAGATATTTCTTGGAGCCATTTTCACGATTGTCCTGGGTATGGCAGTCTTGATGCATTCTATAGGCTTTACCTACTCTCTTGGAGCATTTATAGCCGGCGTTTTGATCGCTGATACTAAATACGCCATCAAAGTAGAGTCAGACATCTTAAGCTATAAAGATCTGCTTTTGAGTGTCTTCTTTTTTAGTGTGGGAACAAAGATCGATATCGTTTATCTGTTTTCTAATCTTCATACGGTTTTCTTTATTTTCATATTGGTATCTCTAGTGAAAATGGGGGTTATCTATCTTATTATAAAGAGAAAATCAGATACCAATACCTCTATGAAAACAGCGCTCGCCCTAGCACAGATAGGAGGCTTTTCTTTTGTCGTATTTGATTTGGCTGCGGCCAATCATCTGATCACGCATGATATGGCAAATTTTTTATTTTTAGTCACTTTTGTATCCATGATCGTCACCCCGTTTGTACTGAACAATATCTATAAACTCTCTTCGTATTTTGAAAAAGAGTTTTATGAATCTGATGTTATTACCCCGATCGATAAGAAAAATCACATTATTATCGTGGGATTTGGTACCCTAGGAAGAGCTGTTGCCAAAGAGCTTCATGCAAAAAATATCGATTTTATTATCATCACAGACAATTTGCAACATGTCTTATTGGCAAGAAGAATTAATTTCCTTGCTTATTTTGGACACCTTAACAAACGCCCTGTTATGGAGTCACTTAAAGTGGAAGAGAGTTCCAGTGTTATTATTACTATGCAAGATGAACATTCGAAAGATCTTATTAGTCAAGCTGTCACAGAGTACTACAGTGATGCAAACATTATCATAAAAGTCGACACTGATGAAGAGAGACAGCATTTCCAAGAGATGCGCAACATTGATTTTGTTGATTCAAACTATGAGCTGTCCTCACGTCTTGTTCAGCTTTCATTAAAGCATCAGAATTGAGCAGCTGTCTTTTTAGGTGCTCAAATTTACAAATAGCTTATTATTTATGGTCTAATTCAAAAAAGTAATGAAATTACAGATAAATTATGCTAGTATCACACAAAATTTGTATTATTATAAAGGATAACAGATGACAAGTGGAAAAGTATTATCATTATATATGACTATGCCTGATATGATACGTTCTGGTCACCGTATGAGGGTAGAAGACATGGAATGTGATGAAAATGGTATCATGGGCAGCAGAGACTATGAAAATGGAAAAGAACATACGATGGTACTGGTTTCAAAAAAGAGTTATGATATTATAGAAGAAGCGGAACTTGCTTTTGAAAGAGGCCTTTTGATGGAAGACATTTATGTAGATGTTGACCTGTATCATCTTAAAAAAGGATCCATCATTGAGATAGGTGAAATGCTCTTTGAAGTGACTGGACCGTGCGAGGATTATCGATATCTTTATGCATTTGCACCTGAGCTTCCTGAACTCATCCAAGGAAAGCGCGGTCTTTTTATATCTCCGATAGAGTATGGAAGAATTGAAGTTGGAGATGAAGTGAACGTGGTACAAGAGGCTTAAGATGAAAAAAGTAGGTATCGGCATAGACTATAGTAACATCTGTAAAGATTATAATACTTCATATTTGGATAGAGACAATACAGACCCCGCAACCAAGAAATGTATGAAACAAGTACTTGCCTGGACCCAGGATTTTTTATCTGAACTTTTAGAAAGCTTCGGATATCAAATACATCACTTACACTCTTCTACTTCAGTAAAAGTAGAGGATGTCGCTTCGAAAAGATTTCTTTTTTACTCTCTAGAGAAAGAGATAACATTACAAAGCTATATTATACAAAAAGAGTATGTAGAATATGAATCTTTAGCAGCATGGGAAACAGAAAACAGTGGGGGAATACTTATTCAAAATGATGAGGATGGAGAAGGGATCTATCTTTATCTCGATGAAAACTCCAGTGAACATCAATGGATACTCGATAAGCTGCAAGACTTCTCTTTAGACGAAGTTCCTTTTCATGCAAAATAAAAAAGATGCCATGGTGGAATAACAGATTTTTTTATTCGTCACTATAAGCCATCTTAATCCATTATATGTATCACATTGCGGACAATTACCCTTTTTTAGAGAACTTTTCATTTTTTTTATACACTTCTGTTTTATATATGATACAATTGTAATATGAGGTGGCGATAGATCTATAAGAAGAACATACTATCATATCTTCATGCTTTTCATTGAACATGATCAGCTAACTTATTTTAGGAGAAATTATTATGAAAGAAATTAAAGAAAAACTGGAAGAAATTGTAGCACTGATGAACGATCCGGAAGAAACGGTATTGGAAAAAGAAGTGAAAGAAAAACTTGAATCAGTGATGTCTCTTCTAAATAATCCTGAAGAAATTGAAATGGGTGAAAAAGAAACGAAAGAGAAATTAGAAGAGATTGTTGCACTTGTCAATAATGTGATGGTAGACCCAGAGATCGATATTGAATATTGTATACCTGATGTAGCGACAACATCAGAGACTTGTGATGTTTCTGGAGATCCTTATATTTTAGCGACATATGTTGTGAGTGAATACACAAGACCGACACGTAAGATCCGTTTATCTGGTTCAAATATGCAAAATACACCAAAAGTGATAGCTGATTTGGTTACTTTCTCTATTGAACAATTTAAAAGTGAGATAGACTCTGTAGAGATGGGTTAAACCATCTCTTGTAGGAAGATTTTATTTAGGCTAAAAAAGTTTTATATTTAGCCTGTAAATTAGCAGCTTATTTAACAATTCCATGGAATTGTTCATAAACTCTTTTGACATATTTTGGTTTAAGACCTGTCGTTTTGATCTCTGCCAATTCTTCTTTAAGATGCTCTTTTGTAATTGCGATGAGATTTTCCCATCTTTTCACCAAAAAGTTTCTTACATCTGCTTCAAAGTCACCGTTATAATCAGGGTATGCAGTATTTAATTTTTCTACAACATCATTAAACTCTGTTTCTTTGATCAGCTCTAATTGTTCTTTTGGATGCGTTTTTTCGACTTCTACAAGGTGTGCCCAACCTATTTCCAATATAGTTTGTAGTTCTTGAGCATAATCTCTCTCTTCATTTGGAAACTTTTGGATCAATGCTGCAGCGATATCTTTGAGTGCATTGGCATTTACGATTTCTAACTCTTCTTCAAAAGCTTTTAATCCCTCTTCATACTCTGCTGCATCTTCATACATTTTTGCAATTTCAGCATTTTTACTATTATCTCTAGTATTTTTTGTAGGAGCAGAATTATTTTCTTCTCCCTCTGCCTCTGCATGAGCGGCTTTAAGTTCTTCCATTTGTAATTCTAAATAACGCTTTGTTTTCTGTTCAGCCATAGTATCAATACCCCAAAATGATTTTTTTGTATTCTAGCATTAGTTGTTTAATTACAAATTAAACAACTCACCTTGGAAATCAAATAAACAAAGGGGTGAAAGAGCTATACATTGACTCACTTAGGCGATCCTTGATACACTCAAAAGTAAGTTAAATACGTATCAAGTATACATATTTAATAAACAGTAGAGAAAAAAATGATAAAATACACAAAAAAATAAAAGGAAGATATCATGTCTCATACACTCATTCACAATGAAGACGAATGTAAATATGAATACCATATAGATGGCTATGTAGCCTATATTACTTATGAGGATCAAAATGGAAACATGCATTTAACAGAGACCCAAGTACCTAAAGAGTTAGCTGGAAAAGGTCTTGCTAGAATGCTTTTGGAAGATGTACTGCAAGAGATACAAAAAGAAAATAAAAAAGCTGTAGCTAAGTGCTCATATATAGTAAAGTATCAGGAAAAAAATCCAGAAAAAGACGATGTATTTGCATAGATTTACACAATGATCAGGTCTAAATCTCCTTAGACTTGATCATTGATCCATGCTTTTCTCTATTATATTACTCCATTTATCAGATCTCATTAACAACCGCAACATCCACACTTGAATCTTTTTATTATAGCTCTTTTATCACATAATAAGAGATACAATTGCTTCGTATTAAATGAGAAGCGTATAGCCATAAAACGACGCAGATATCTCTATTATCATTATATCATGTATGATTTTATCTCTTTCTCAACGTAACCGCTGCAACATATGGTAACGAATTGACTAACACCTGCATCATATGGTAACTATTTTACTCCTGAATAGGGTTTAATATGGGTCTTGTCTTCTATATTTAAATTATATTCGATACTATTAGACACAAATTCATGTTTTTCAAAGAACAGATCGTACATAGTACTTTCTATTTGATAAACTTTATATCTACTGATAATGAATTTTAAATGTTTAATACACTGGAATTTAAAAATGTTTAATACACTTTTAGTGTATTTTTCGAAACTTTTTCATACATATAAGGAGTCAACAATGACGAAAAGAGTAACAGAAGGTCCTGCTGGGTATATGCCACAGTCGGCACCGGAGATGGGGGTAGAGCTTGCACCAGAAGGTTCAGCTTTACTTTATGGTGATGTTGTCACACCTGAAGAGGCAATGAGAGATGCTGCAAAAGCATTACTCACAAGGGACAACCCAACAATCTTCCCTGGTCCTCAAGTTCTATGGGACTGGAAAGATGATGTTGCAGATAAAGCAGCAGCAATTTTAGATCTTGCATCTGAGATTCCAAACTGTAAAATCATTCCAATGCCAGATTACAGACCAAAATATCCAAAAATCGATGTGAAGGCTGAAATCAATCCAAATCACCCAAATCTAACGATCTTAGACAACAGAATCAAAGCATGTGTTTTTGTTGGTGTACATTGTCACTACGCTAACCTTTCACTTAGAATGATTCGTGCTGGTACTGATTGTTACACAACTGCATTATGTGCTTATATGGGACATGAAGAAGCAATGGCATCAATTAGAGATCTACATGCATCAGACATTCAAAAGTTCAAAGAGATCGTAATTGAAGAAAGAAACAAATTAGGAATTGAGTGGGAAACTACTCTACCACCTGAAAATCCATCTTTACAAAAAGAAGATTACAGTACATTATCACCGGCTGATTATGGCGAGTATAGAAGTCTCATCATGACCAAAAAAGGTGAGCACGTTACTGAAGTCGAATAAAGGAGAAAATCAATGGATGCAAGTCAAAGACCACAATTAGATAAGAAAAAAGCAGATATAAATTATATACTTAAAGAGGCTCCGAGAGAGCAGCACTTTATTACAGGTGCGCAGGCAATGGCGGAAGCTGTTAAAAGAGCAAACGTAGATATGGCGATTGCGTATCCTATTACACCACAATCAGAGGTAATGCACCTTGTTGGTGATATTTATGCGCAAGGTCACATTAAAGAGTACTATAGAGCTGAAGAAGAGCTTGGTACTATGTCAGCTATCGCTGGTGCTGCAAGAGCAGGTGTTCGTCTATTTACAGCAACATCAGGACCAGGACTTCTTAGAGGTCTAGAAGCGATCGTATCATGGTCAGGACATAGAGTTCCAGCTGTACTTGGTATCTTAACTCGTGTTGTAAATGCGCCGTTATCAATCCAGCCAGATAATATCGAAATGGCATACATGATGCACTGTGGTGCTGTAATGCTTCATGCTGAAAATCAGCAAGATACATTTGACTACACATTGGCAGCATTTGCTATTACAGAAAAAGTTGATGTTTATATTCCAGTAGCTGTTGCAACAGAAGGTTTCTTCGTAACACACGCTAAGGGTTATGTTGATATGACAGCTGACGATATTTGTCTAAATGACTTTGATCCAGTTGCAGCGCCAGTTCCAGCTATGGATAATGAAACTCCACCAGCTAGAATCCAGCGTGATGCTCCAGTTCAAAAGTCAAACTTCATGTCTTACTTGATTCACTCAGTATGGCAGCAAGAGATCTGGGATTCAAACAAGCGTGCGATGAAATATATCTATGAGTACCTTGGTGGACCAATCGAAGTTCAAAACCCTGAAGCAGATGTATTTGTTCTTGGTTCTGGTTGTGCAGCAGCACAATGTAGAGAAGCGCACAGATATGCTCAAGAAGATGGACTAAGTGTTGGTTTCGTTAAAGTAAAAGCGATCAGACCATTCCCAACTCAAGAGATCAGAGATGCATTGAAAAATGCTAAAGCAGTAATCGTTCCTGAACACAACATTATTGGTTGGTTATGTAAAGAAGTTAAAGCAGCTATTCCAAATGGTGGAATCGTTGTAGAGGGTCCAAGAGTATATGGTGGTATGACACTTCCAGTGGAATTGATCATGAAAGAAATTCATACTGCTCTTGGCCTAGAGTATGATCTAAAACTATAAGAAAGGTATAAAATGAGCTTAAAATATATAACTCCAGCAGAGAGATTTAAAAAATATTTACCAAAAGATTATGTAGAGTTAGTTGACTACGGTCCGTTTGGAAAGACTCAAGATGAAGCTGGTCCAGGTAACATGGGACAGTTTAAAGAGTTAATGGAAGAACACCCAATGTGTTCTGGTTGTTGGATGGCGTATTACATCAGATTGATCTTCGCTTCACTTCCACAACCTGAAGAGACTGTAACATTAGGTACAGCTGGATGTGGTCGTTTGGCTATTTCTCAAGCAGCTGTTCCATTTATCTATGGTAACTATGGTGACCAAAATGCTATGGCTTCTGGTCTTACACGTGCATTTAGACTACGTTTCCCAGATAAACATAAAGACGTTATCACTATCGCTGGTGACGGTGGTACTATGGATATCGGTTTCTCTATGACTATGCACTCATGGATCCGTGGTGAAAAATTCACAACGATCATGCTTGATAACGAAGTTTACGGAAACACTGGTGGTCAAGAGTCTGGTATGTCTCCTAAGGGTGCTATCCTTAAGATGGCTCCACTAGGTAAAAAAGGTGAGAAAATGCCTGCAACTGATTTAGCAAAAGCTGCTGGTTGTGTGTATACTGTTAGAATGTCTCCAACGAACATCAAAAAAGCTGCAAAAATCATCAGAAGAGCGATCTTTGTTGCTAGAGAAGTTGGACCAACGTTTATTCACGCGTATACTTCATGTAACATTGAGTACTCTATTCCTACTGAAGATGTATTTGCGGATGCAAAAGAGAAAGAGAAAACAAGATTCCAGTTTGAAGAGTACATGACTGATGAAGCTAAAGCTGTAATCGAACGTGTAGAAGCTGAAGAAAAAGCGGCTAAAAGAGCAAAAAAAGCAGAGGTGGTTTAATATGGCTGAGCAAAAGAAAAGAGAACGATATAATATTAGAATCTCAGGACTAGGTGGGCAGGGTGTTGTAACTACTGCTCACATCCTTGGTTCTACTATGGATAACGCAGGTAAATATGCATCATTGGTACCATTCTTTGGTTCTGAAAAAAGAATGGCACCTGTTGAAGCATATGTACGTGCTTCTAATCAACCGATTTATGAAGTGGGTGAAGTTGTTTACCCTGACATTATTATGATCTACCACTCACAAGTTGTTACACATGGTAAATCATATACAATGCCTTTCTATACTGGCCTAAAGCCGAACAGTTTGATCATTATCAATACTGATTTTGATGTTCTTACTGAAGACGATATTACCGTTCTTGAAGAGCTAAATGCAACTGTTGTACAATTTGATGCAACAGCATTGGCACTAAAAATTGCAGGTACTGAACTTGCAACGAATATGGCAATGATGGGTATGCTTCTTGGTCTTACAAAACTTGTAACAACT contains:
- a CDS encoding 2-oxoacid:acceptor oxidoreductase family protein; the encoded protein is MAEQKKRERYNIRISGLGGQGVVTTAHILGSTMDNAGKYASLVPFFGSEKRMAPVEAYVRASNQPIYEVGEVVYPDIIMIYHSQVVTHGKSYTMPFYTGLKPNSLIIINTDFDVLTEDDITVLEELNATVVQFDATALALKIAGTELATNMAMMGMLLGLTKLVTTENIEAAVRERFLGTSFVSSGGTAMLDSAIEKKFKKKEQLLEANMNVINKTFEMADSVDISGSELIVRFDI